The following proteins come from a genomic window of Dreissena polymorpha isolate Duluth1 chromosome 1, UMN_Dpol_1.0, whole genome shotgun sequence:
- the LOC127880051 gene encoding C-factor-like isoform X1, which translates to MLAPKIVLVTGANRGIGLEFVKQFLLLKSPPKYIFACCRQPDTAEELKGVAKGNPSVHVLKLDVCDQSSIDNAKAFLESKVEGEGLNLLINNSAIISHADLYNATREDMAKVYETNAIGPLMVVKSFLPLLKKAASVDPSAAMSCNRAAIINISTGVASISENSSSGLYAYRASKAALNMITTNMSLDLKNEGILATAIHPGWVKTDMGGPNALIDTVTSVTGCMSVMEKLHGEEGTGKFYHGVRGDKIGW; encoded by the exons ATGTTGGCCCCAAAGATTGTCCTCGTTACGGGTGCCAACAGAGGGATTGGTCTAGAGTTTGTCAAACAGTTCCTTCTGCTAAAGTCACCACCAAAGTATATTTTTGCTTGTTGCCGGCAGCCTGACACAGCGGAG GAGTTAAAAGGGGTGGCAAAAGGAAATCCATCAGTTCATGTCCTTAAGTTAG ATGTGTGTGATCAATCCTCCATCGATAATGCGAAGGCATTTTTGGAGTCAAAAGTAGAAGGCGAGGGCTTGAATCTCCTCATCAACAATTCTGCAATCATTAGCCATGCAGACTTATATAACGCCACGCGTGAAGATATGGCCAAAGTATACGAAACCAATGCCATTGGACCACTTATGGTTGTTAAG AGCTTCTTACCCTTGTTGAAGAAAGCAGCAAGTGTTGATCCCTCTGCAGCAATGTCATGTAACCGTGCCGCCATTATAAACATAAGTACAGGCGTTGCATCCATATCAGAGAACTCATCCAGTGGATTATATGCCTACAGAGCATCTAAG GCTGCACTCAACATGATCACGACAAACATGAGCCTTGACTTGAAGAATGAGGGTATCCTTGCAACGGCCATTCACCCTGGTTGGGTGAAAACAGACATGGGCGGACCAAATGCCTTGATTGACACGGTCACCAGTGTGACAGGGTGCATGTCTGTCATGGAGAAACTGCATGGGGAGGAGGGCACTGGCAAGTTCTACCATGGAGTAAGGGGCGATAAGATTGGCTGGTAA